A stretch of Amycolatopsis balhimycina FH 1894 DNA encodes these proteins:
- a CDS encoding malonic semialdehyde reductase: protein MTTFAEQTEALQLPADVQNLLFREARTANSFSSEPVTEEQVRAIYDLVKWAPTSMNTQPLRALVLRTAEAKARLLPHLAPGNRDKTEAAPLTVVLAADVDFHENIPQVFPHAPQVKDNFADEQGRVEFSKLNSLLQVGYFIIGVRAAGLAAGPMTGFDAQGVDDEFFADKKWRSLVVVNVGKPGENPWFDRLPRLNFDQVVETL from the coding sequence ATGACCACCTTTGCCGAGCAGACCGAGGCCCTTCAGCTCCCCGCGGACGTCCAGAACCTGCTGTTCCGCGAGGCCCGCACGGCCAACAGTTTCAGCTCCGAGCCGGTGACCGAGGAGCAGGTCCGCGCGATCTACGACCTCGTCAAGTGGGCCCCGACGTCGATGAACACCCAGCCGCTGCGCGCGCTGGTGCTCCGGACCGCCGAGGCGAAGGCCCGCCTGCTCCCGCACCTGGCCCCGGGTAACCGGGACAAGACCGAAGCCGCTCCGCTGACCGTCGTGCTCGCCGCGGACGTCGACTTCCACGAAAACATCCCGCAGGTCTTCCCGCACGCCCCGCAGGTGAAGGACAACTTCGCCGACGAGCAGGGCCGCGTCGAGTTCTCGAAGCTGAACTCGCTGCTGCAGGTCGGCTACTTCATCATCGGCGTCCGCGCCGCCGGGCTGGCCGCCGGCCCGATGACCGGCTTCGACGCCCAGGGCGTCGACGACGAGTTCTTCGCGGACAAGAAGTGGCGCTCGCTCGTCGTGGTGAACGTCGGCAAGCCGGGCGAGAACCCGTGGTTCGACCGCCTGCCGCGGCTGAACTTCGACCAGGTCGTCGAGACCCTCTGA
- a CDS encoding sugar transferase — protein sequence MEESVRPSYTVSQPPPHIDLQAIPRPAHRDGQPGVEPSGTPSPKALPAAWEARYRAWVIGSDVFITLLVIAISAFVIDRVAPHDMHAFGTMLAVFVSLPVSRAWSPRVLGEGAEEYRTLGRGFITAAVLVALGGLLFGALEVQVWVFVVVPAIALVAFPQRYLLRQVLHRKRAKGLCLLPVMAAGSPETVADLIARTRSEVHVGWRVEAACTFTGHGADRDSGEIDGVPVVGRLEELSRYVRRGGYRVVAITADQYWTPKRLQRLAWDMEGTGAEMVVAPVLMEVAGPRLNVTGVLGMPLLRVTAPMFTGGRRVVKEIVDRCGSALLLTLLSPLLLAIAVAIKLNDRGPVIYRQRRVGRDGATFTMLKFRTMVTNADAIKQTLAADNEGAGPLFKMKRDPRITRVGGFLRRYSLDEVPQLFNVVSGKMSLVGPRPPLPEETAQYAPDARRRLLVKPGLTGLWQVSGRSDLTWAESIRLDLRYVEDWSLALDLVILWKTFRAVMGGQGAY from the coding sequence ATGGAAGAGTCTGTGCGGCCCTCTTACACGGTGAGCCAGCCACCGCCGCACATCGACCTCCAGGCCATCCCGCGTCCCGCCCACCGGGACGGCCAGCCGGGCGTCGAACCCTCGGGTACGCCGTCGCCCAAGGCATTGCCGGCCGCCTGGGAAGCGCGGTACAGAGCCTGGGTCATCGGCAGCGACGTCTTCATCACGCTGCTCGTCATCGCGATCAGCGCGTTCGTCATCGATCGCGTTGCGCCGCACGACATGCACGCCTTCGGCACGATGCTCGCGGTGTTCGTCTCCCTGCCGGTCAGCCGGGCGTGGAGCCCGCGTGTGCTCGGCGAAGGCGCGGAGGAGTACCGCACCCTCGGCCGCGGGTTCATCACCGCCGCCGTCCTGGTCGCGCTGGGCGGCCTGCTGTTCGGCGCGCTCGAGGTCCAGGTCTGGGTGTTCGTCGTCGTCCCGGCGATCGCGCTCGTCGCCTTCCCGCAGCGGTACCTGCTGCGCCAGGTGCTGCACCGCAAGCGCGCCAAGGGACTCTGCCTGCTGCCGGTGATGGCGGCAGGCAGCCCGGAGACCGTCGCCGACCTCATCGCGCGCACCCGCTCGGAGGTGCATGTCGGCTGGCGCGTCGAGGCGGCCTGCACGTTCACCGGGCACGGCGCCGACCGCGACAGCGGCGAGATCGACGGCGTCCCGGTGGTCGGCAGGCTGGAGGAGCTGTCCCGGTACGTGCGGCGCGGCGGCTACCGGGTCGTGGCGATCACCGCGGACCAGTACTGGACGCCGAAGCGGCTGCAGCGGCTGGCCTGGGACATGGAGGGCACCGGCGCGGAGATGGTCGTGGCGCCCGTGCTGATGGAGGTCGCCGGGCCCCGGCTCAACGTCACGGGCGTGCTCGGCATGCCCCTGCTGCGGGTCACCGCGCCGATGTTCACCGGCGGCCGCCGGGTGGTGAAGGAGATCGTCGACCGCTGCGGCTCGGCGCTGCTGCTCACCCTGCTGTCCCCGCTGCTGCTCGCGATCGCGGTCGCGATCAAGCTGAACGACCGCGGCCCGGTCATCTACCGCCAGCGCCGCGTCGGCCGCGACGGCGCGACGTTCACCATGCTCAAGTTCCGGACGATGGTCACCAACGCCGACGCGATCAAGCAGACCCTGGCCGCGGACAACGAGGGAGCGGGCCCGCTCTTCAAGATGAAGCGCGACCCGCGGATCACCCGCGTGGGTGGTTTCCTGCGCCGGTACTCGCTCGACGAGGTGCCCCAGCTGTTCAACGTCGTCTCCGGGAAGATGTCGCTCGTCGGCCCGCGGCCGCCGCTGCCGGAGGAGACCGCGCAGTACGCCCCGGACGCCCGGCGCCGGCTGCTGGTCAAGCCGGGGCTGACCGGCCTCTGGCAGGTCAGCGGGCGCAGCGACCTCACGTGGGCCGAGAGCATCCGGCTCGACCTGCGTTACGTCGAGGACTGGTCCCTCGCGCTGGACCTGGTGATCCTCTGGAAGACCTTCCGCGCGGTGATGGGCGGGCAGGGCGCCTACTGA
- a CDS encoding SsgA family sporulation/cell division regulator, with the protein MRNDHVTLRSTAVFDLLAPRTPAVPVKVELRYDTRDPYAVVAAFRTGRAGWVEWVYARDLLADGLLADAGDGDVRIRPSVEDPEAVLIELNSPSGHAMFEASAQELADFLDRTYDVVLPGNEHLWVDVDDALTHLIPHDLA; encoded by the coding sequence ATGCGCAACGATCACGTGACGCTCCGCTCGACGGCGGTCTTCGACCTGCTGGCGCCGCGGACGCCCGCGGTTCCGGTCAAGGTGGAGCTGCGCTACGACACACGCGACCCGTACGCGGTCGTCGCCGCCTTCCGCACCGGCCGCGCGGGGTGGGTCGAATGGGTGTACGCGCGTGACCTCCTCGCGGACGGCCTCCTGGCCGACGCCGGCGACGGAGACGTCCGCATCCGCCCTTCCGTCGAGGACCCCGAAGCCGTCCTGATCGAGCTGAACTCGCCGTCCGGGCACGCCATGTTCGAGGCGTCCGCCCAGGAGCTGGCCGACTTCCTCGACCGGACCTACGACGTGGTGCTGCCGGGCAACGAGCACCTGTGGGTCGACGTCGACGACGCGCTCACCCACCTCATCCCCCACGATTTGGCCTGA
- a CDS encoding tyrosine-type recombinase/integrase has product MEQEALIRRNLWLDPRDGETRFDDFAEEWLAAVAPRLELNTVAKYRSFLDTQLLPQWKAWPLIAIFNGYVEIERWLSELHEDYAESSVSSYFALFSTILNAAVRARMIPANPCSGVRVSKGEFDAERLVATPAQALRAAMRLYELGLGMRGFVLCLMDFYTGARWGELVGQQRHEYDSERRGIDIRTPLKEVSGKVYKGGRKSDDHHSDGRQRPPTRRGNSRPKKGRTKTPAGTRFVALPPGIAVLYEELMDSHREPFVLCTPEGYPWRRSNFRIRFWRPAWDGVELDDPGAGERRPPILPTFTFHEGRHTHSTWLTEDGIPEVARRARLGQKMKGIARVYDHVTPAMVNQILDALEERWLRSLASLYPGERAKLVSWFPHLRSQRAIGPGPGAVAGSSPTDS; this is encoded by the coding sequence GTGGAGCAGGAGGCGCTGATCCGGCGGAACCTGTGGCTGGATCCTCGTGATGGCGAGACGCGCTTCGATGACTTTGCGGAGGAGTGGCTGGCGGCGGTGGCTCCGCGGCTGGAGCTGAACACAGTGGCGAAGTACCGCTCGTTCCTGGACACGCAGCTGCTGCCGCAGTGGAAGGCGTGGCCGCTGATCGCGATCTTCAACGGCTACGTCGAGATCGAGCGGTGGCTCTCGGAGCTGCACGAGGACTACGCCGAGTCGTCGGTGTCGTCGTACTTCGCGCTGTTCTCCACCATCCTCAACGCTGCCGTGCGCGCTCGGATGATCCCGGCCAACCCGTGCAGCGGGGTGCGCGTGTCCAAGGGCGAGTTCGACGCCGAGCGGCTGGTGGCCACCCCGGCGCAGGCCTTGCGGGCCGCGATGCGGCTGTACGAGCTGGGTCTGGGGATGCGCGGGTTCGTGCTGTGCTTGATGGATTTCTATACCGGCGCCCGATGGGGTGAACTCGTCGGGCAGCAACGGCACGAGTACGACTCCGAACGCCGCGGCATCGACATCCGGACACCGCTGAAGGAAGTCAGCGGGAAGGTCTACAAAGGAGGACGGAAGAGTGATGATCATCACTCAGACGGCCGCCAGCGGCCACCGACGAGGCGCGGGAACTCCCGGCCCAAGAAGGGCCGGACCAAAACTCCTGCGGGTACGAGGTTTGTGGCGCTCCCGCCCGGGATCGCGGTGCTCTACGAGGAGTTGATGGACAGCCATCGGGAGCCGTTCGTGCTGTGCACGCCGGAGGGGTATCCGTGGCGGCGGTCGAACTTCCGCATCCGGTTCTGGCGGCCGGCCTGGGACGGGGTCGAACTTGATGACCCTGGTGCGGGGGAGCGGCGCCCGCCGATCCTCCCGACGTTCACCTTCCACGAAGGCCGGCACACGCACAGCACCTGGCTGACTGAGGACGGGATCCCGGAGGTTGCCCGCCGGGCGCGGCTGGGCCAGAAGATGAAAGGCATCGCCCGCGTCTACGACCATGTGACCCCGGCCATGGTGAACCAGATCCTGGACGCCCTGGAGGAACGCTGGCTGCGGTCGCTGGCGTCCCTGTACCCGGGGGAGCGCGCGAAGCTGGTGTCCTGGTTCCCGCACCTGCGGTCCCAGCGGGCGATTGGGCCGGGTCCGGGGGCCGTCGCCGGATCGTCGCCGACTGACAGCTGA
- a CDS encoding helix-turn-helix domain-containing protein, with translation METERDQGQVNAVAAAIRELAAAVRAAVPEPPVDPDALLTAEEVGELLQLSPRTLKDQAAVGVLPHHRFGKHYRFTRGDVAEIVRLSAAPVKPPRRRVSVADVAQDFRAA, from the coding sequence ATGGAAACCGAACGTGACCAGGGGCAGGTCAACGCTGTTGCTGCTGCGATCCGGGAGCTCGCGGCGGCGGTCCGTGCGGCTGTGCCGGAGCCGCCGGTGGATCCGGACGCGTTGCTGACCGCGGAAGAGGTGGGGGAGCTGTTGCAGCTTTCGCCGAGGACGTTGAAGGACCAGGCCGCCGTGGGAGTGCTGCCGCATCACCGCTTCGGCAAGCACTACCGGTTCACCCGTGGCGATGTCGCCGAGATCGTGCGGTTGAGCGCGGCGCCGGTGAAGCCGCCGCGGCGGCGGGTGTCCGTTGCGGACGTTGCCCAGGACTTCCGCGCCGCGTGA
- a CDS encoding histone-like nucleoid-structuring protein Lsr2: protein MAKRVSIEIFDDTDGSPAEQTVPFGLDGVSYEIDLSAPNAEELREALTPYVSAARRTGGRRIKVAVGQATTDTTTETEAATEYTATHDIRNWARQNGHEVANRGRIPASIVDAYHASRKTENSGPSRKNRAQSTARPKSTRSK from the coding sequence ATGGCCAAGAGGGTCAGCATCGAGATATTCGACGACACGGACGGCAGCCCGGCCGAACAGACCGTCCCGTTCGGACTCGACGGCGTGTCCTACGAGATCGACCTATCCGCGCCGAACGCCGAAGAACTACGCGAAGCGCTGACACCGTACGTGTCGGCCGCGCGCCGCACCGGCGGCCGCCGCATCAAGGTCGCCGTCGGCCAAGCAACCACTGACACCACGACCGAAACCGAAGCAGCCACCGAATACACAGCTACACACGACATCCGGAACTGGGCGCGGCAAAACGGCCACGAAGTGGCCAACCGAGGACGAATTCCAGCCTCGATAGTCGACGCCTATCACGCATCACGAAAGACCGAAAACTCCGGCCCCTCGCGAAAGAACCGAGCACAATCAACAGCGCGACCAAAGTCGACGCGAAGCAAATGA
- a CDS encoding aldehyde dehydrogenase family protein, producing MTTESEVLTRTERAQRYFRAEYGHFIGGQWTEGNSGRTIPVTNPADGTLLSTIQAGDAADVNRAVAAAKAAFPSWSRSHPMQRQAVLAEMARRLKARIDDFAMMETLDNGKPIRDSAGFDLPGTAAVYDFYSTTPLHLRGETMDFPDAISLVHREPLGVCAAIVPWNIPMYCTALKLAPALAAGNTVVLKPAESTCLAVLEFFAECADILPPGVVNIVTGYGPEAGEPLVTHPDVRKVSFTGSKPTARKIMGYAAVNIIPQTMELGGKSANIICADADLDAAVEGVVMSTVFNKGEVCIAGTRTFVQQPVMEEFLEKLKTVLRRVSQGDPTLPETQLGPQAGQVQFDKVKSYLELGPQEGAKVLTGGVPARIPGLEKGLFIEPTIFTEVENDMRIAQEEIFGPVTCVQAWTDEEEVLRLANETPYGLGGGVWTRDLGRAHRFAREMQTGSVWINRYYNFVPGQPLGGYKESGFGRENSFETLLHYTQVKAVVINLAEGPLGIYGSAPAAI from the coding sequence ATGACGACGGAGTCCGAGGTGCTGACCAGGACCGAACGCGCGCAGCGGTACTTCCGTGCGGAGTACGGCCACTTCATCGGCGGCCAATGGACGGAGGGCAACAGCGGACGAACGATTCCCGTCACCAACCCGGCCGATGGAACGCTGCTGTCGACGATCCAGGCAGGCGACGCGGCGGACGTCAACCGCGCGGTGGCGGCCGCCAAGGCCGCCTTCCCCTCCTGGTCACGTTCTCATCCGATGCAGCGCCAGGCCGTGCTGGCGGAGATGGCGCGCCGGTTGAAGGCCCGCATCGACGACTTCGCGATGATGGAGACCCTCGACAACGGGAAGCCGATCCGCGACTCCGCCGGGTTCGACCTGCCCGGCACGGCGGCTGTCTACGACTTCTACTCGACGACGCCGCTGCACCTGCGCGGCGAGACCATGGACTTCCCGGACGCCATCTCGCTCGTCCACCGTGAGCCCCTCGGCGTGTGCGCCGCGATCGTGCCGTGGAACATCCCGATGTACTGCACGGCACTGAAGCTCGCGCCGGCGCTCGCCGCCGGCAACACCGTGGTTCTCAAGCCCGCCGAGTCGACCTGTCTGGCTGTCCTCGAGTTCTTCGCCGAATGTGCCGACATCCTGCCTCCCGGCGTCGTCAACATCGTGACCGGTTACGGTCCCGAAGCCGGCGAGCCACTGGTGACCCACCCCGACGTCCGCAAGGTGTCGTTCACCGGCTCCAAGCCGACGGCCCGCAAGATCATGGGGTACGCGGCGGTGAACATCATCCCGCAGACCATGGAACTCGGCGGCAAGTCGGCGAACATCATCTGCGCGGACGCCGACCTCGACGCGGCGGTCGAGGGTGTCGTGATGTCCACTGTCTTCAACAAGGGCGAGGTCTGCATCGCGGGTACCCGCACCTTCGTGCAGCAACCGGTCATGGAAGAGTTCCTGGAGAAGCTGAAGACCGTTCTCCGCAGGGTGTCGCAAGGCGATCCGACACTGCCGGAGACGCAACTGGGCCCGCAGGCCGGCCAGGTGCAATTCGACAAGGTCAAGTCCTACCTCGAACTCGGCCCACAGGAGGGTGCGAAGGTGCTGACGGGTGGGGTTCCGGCGAGGATTCCCGGACTGGAAAAGGGACTCTTCATCGAACCGACCATCTTCACCGAGGTCGAGAACGACATGCGGATCGCCCAGGAGGAGATCTTCGGACCGGTCACCTGCGTCCAGGCCTGGACCGACGAGGAGGAGGTTTTGCGCCTGGCCAACGAGACGCCGTACGGCCTCGGAGGTGGCGTCTGGACCCGCGACCTCGGCCGCGCTCACAGGTTCGCCCGCGAGATGCAGACAGGCTCGGTCTGGATCAACCGGTACTACAACTTCGTTCCGGGCCAGCCTCTCGGTGGCTACAAGGAAAGCGGCTTCGGGCGGGAGAACTCCTTCGAGACGCTTCTCCATTACACCCAAGTGAAGGCCGTCGTCATCAACCTCGCCGAAGGACCGCTGGGGATCTACGGTTCAGCACCAGCCGCGATCTGA
- a CDS encoding dihydrodipicolinate synthase family protein, with translation MTKLRDRLTAADIRGAWAIIPTPATDDASDWRARNTVDVDETARAVDALIEAGIDGILSLGTLGETATLTWDEKRTFITTMVEAAAGRVPVFAGTSSLSTRETIRQTREASDLGVDGTMIGPPMWNRPDTATAAQFFRDVAEAVPEISICVYANPGVFKFGFPPAFWAQVADIPQVVMAKTAGAATYLRDLEASAGRIRLMPIDAEFYSAARIDPDSAVAFWSSSASCGPAPAIALRERVAEAKRTGDWTLARTLNDQIGAAVLPTIAYGDMDTFQTHNIALEKGRMNVAGFLRAGPHRPPHHLVPDHIAELGRLGGEAWAALQEEYQEYAASVTRAEVRIGDR, from the coding sequence ATGACGAAACTCAGAGATCGCCTCACGGCCGCGGACATCCGCGGTGCGTGGGCGATCATCCCGACACCCGCCACGGACGACGCTTCCGATTGGCGCGCGCGCAACACGGTGGACGTGGACGAGACGGCACGGGCGGTCGACGCCCTCATCGAGGCCGGGATCGACGGCATTCTCAGTCTCGGCACGCTCGGCGAGACCGCCACGCTCACCTGGGACGAGAAGCGCACCTTCATCACCACGATGGTCGAGGCCGCCGCGGGCCGGGTACCGGTGTTCGCCGGGACGTCGAGTCTGAGCACGCGCGAGACCATCCGGCAAACACGGGAAGCAAGCGATCTCGGTGTCGACGGAACCATGATCGGCCCGCCGATGTGGAACAGGCCGGACACCGCCACGGCCGCGCAGTTCTTCCGTGACGTGGCCGAAGCCGTGCCCGAAATCTCGATCTGCGTCTATGCCAACCCCGGCGTCTTCAAGTTCGGCTTCCCGCCCGCGTTCTGGGCCCAGGTCGCCGACATCCCCCAGGTCGTCATGGCCAAGACCGCCGGGGCCGCGACCTACCTGCGTGACCTCGAGGCCAGCGCCGGCCGGATCCGGTTGATGCCGATCGACGCGGAGTTCTACTCCGCCGCCCGGATCGACCCGGACTCGGCCGTCGCGTTCTGGTCGAGCAGCGCCTCGTGCGGGCCGGCGCCGGCCATCGCCCTGCGGGAGCGGGTGGCCGAGGCGAAGCGCACCGGCGACTGGACCCTGGCCCGGACGTTGAACGACCAGATCGGTGCGGCGGTACTGCCCACGATCGCCTACGGCGACATGGACACGTTCCAGACGCACAACATCGCCCTGGAGAAGGGGCGGATGAACGTGGCCGGCTTCCTCCGCGCCGGCCCGCACCGCCCACCGCACCACCTCGTGCCGGACCACATCGCCGAGCTCGGCCGGCTCGGCGGCGAAGCCTGGGCCGCGCTGCAGGAGGAATACCAGGAGTACGCGGCCTCGGTGACGCGTGCCGAAGTCCGGATCGGAGACCGCTGA
- a CDS encoding alpha/beta fold hydrolase, translating to MPLVPLNGIEINYRDGGRGEDLLLVHNLTSNITGFDRNFPELSRHYRTVAADLRGHGLTTHEENEAAAAGFYTFDNMVDDQLALLDKLGIDRFYLFGQAFWGANVALHLFDRVPDRVKGLVISSTYMIINDAREKAYDALGEQAQQNFRRMHEQARTEGMMAVYQDRLASGQFWGPKVLGSPDILEAFAAAHRLTSPTAFVTIPQLSRERRAGIAAKLSARGLPLMLLLGEDETPHERKLFIDEMRADYPGTHVLLLPGAGHYPTIENPADFNRVLLDFYAGVARYGDTRADTENESDTTPEEASA from the coding sequence ATGCCGCTCGTACCCCTCAACGGAATCGAGATCAACTACCGGGACGGGGGCCGGGGCGAAGACCTGCTGCTGGTCCACAACCTGACGTCGAACATCACGGGTTTCGATCGCAACTTCCCGGAGTTGTCCCGGCATTACCGCACAGTCGCGGCCGACCTGCGCGGACACGGCCTGACCACGCACGAGGAGAACGAGGCCGCCGCGGCCGGCTTCTACACGTTCGACAACATGGTCGACGACCAGCTGGCCCTGCTCGACAAGCTGGGCATCGACCGGTTCTACCTGTTCGGCCAGGCCTTCTGGGGCGCGAACGTCGCCCTGCACCTGTTCGACCGGGTCCCGGACCGGGTCAAGGGCCTCGTGATCTCGTCGACGTACATGATCATCAACGATGCGCGCGAGAAGGCCTACGACGCCCTCGGGGAACAGGCGCAGCAGAACTTCCGGCGCATGCACGAACAGGCGCGCACCGAGGGGATGATGGCGGTCTACCAGGACCGGCTGGCTTCCGGGCAGTTCTGGGGCCCGAAGGTGCTGGGAAGCCCCGACATCCTCGAGGCGTTCGCCGCCGCCCACCGGCTCACCTCCCCCACCGCGTTCGTCACCATCCCGCAGCTGTCCCGCGAGCGGCGCGCCGGCATCGCCGCGAAGCTCTCCGCCCGGGGGCTGCCCCTGATGCTGCTGCTCGGCGAGGACGAGACCCCGCACGAGCGGAAGCTGTTCATCGACGAGATGCGCGCCGACTACCCCGGCACCCACGTGCTGCTGCTGCCCGGCGCCGGCCACTACCCGACCATCGAGAACCCCGCGGACTTCAACCGCGTGCTCCTCGACTTCTACGCAGGAGTCGCCCGGTACGGCGACACCCGCGCCGACACCGAGAACGAATCCGACACCACGCCCGAGGAGGCTTCCGCATGA
- a CDS encoding VOC family protein — MTTADFRYQRAGYVALNVTDLARTHDFATGIYGLTFTGEGPSGERFYRSGPRHHEVVLQPAAEPGFVRAGWELETEDDVSRAFHHFRQLGLKPRRVPAEERAALGLSISDAFRVREPVNGVEFEYYSRMEYLSRPLDGDLTTFKRFAHVGIGVPDVQRSTQFLLDNMGFLASDIVGDYTSVFMRPWPVSDHHGFGYLPTRTGAPAFHHLAFLVDSIDDIGKLFNRIEEHAVGRAFGIGRHPTSGSVHLYITDPDGMLWEYTLGMEQFPETGYRGPRFMSAAPEDADLWQAKPKPEFVGKGGVVTGDAGIDEALTELVAQARK, encoded by the coding sequence ATGACCACCGCCGACTTCCGTTACCAGCGAGCCGGGTACGTCGCGCTCAACGTCACCGACCTCGCCCGCACCCACGACTTCGCCACCGGCATCTACGGCCTCACCTTCACCGGTGAGGGTCCGTCGGGGGAAAGGTTCTACCGATCCGGCCCCCGGCACCACGAGGTGGTGCTCCAGCCCGCGGCCGAGCCCGGCTTCGTGCGGGCCGGTTGGGAGCTGGAGACCGAGGACGACGTCTCGCGCGCGTTCCACCACTTCCGGCAGCTCGGCCTGAAGCCTCGCCGTGTCCCGGCGGAGGAGCGTGCCGCGCTGGGCCTGTCGATCAGCGATGCCTTCCGCGTGCGCGAGCCGGTCAACGGCGTCGAGTTCGAGTACTACTCGCGCATGGAGTACCTGAGCCGCCCGCTCGACGGCGACCTGACGACCTTCAAGCGGTTCGCGCACGTCGGCATCGGTGTGCCGGACGTGCAGCGCTCCACGCAGTTCCTGCTGGACAACATGGGCTTTCTCGCATCCGACATCGTCGGCGACTACACCTCCGTGTTCATGCGGCCGTGGCCGGTGAGCGACCACCACGGCTTCGGATACCTGCCCACCCGCACCGGTGCCCCCGCGTTCCACCACCTCGCGTTCCTCGTCGACTCCATCGACGACATCGGCAAACTGTTCAACCGGATCGAGGAGCACGCCGTGGGACGCGCGTTCGGCATCGGCCGGCATCCCACCTCGGGCAGCGTCCACCTCTACATCACCGATCCCGACGGGATGCTCTGGGAGTACACGCTCGGCATGGAGCAGTTCCCGGAGACCGGTTACCGCGGGCCGCGCTTCATGTCGGCTGCCCCGGAGGACGCCGATCTGTGGCAGGCCAAGCCCAAGCCCGAGTTCGTGGGCAAGGGCGGCGTCGTGACCGGCGACGCCGGAATCGACGAGGCGCTCACCGAGCTCGTCGCGCAGGCCCGGAAGTGA